A genomic window from Hemitrygon akajei unplaced genomic scaffold, sHemAka1.3 Scf000204, whole genome shotgun sequence includes:
- the LOC140724400 gene encoding uncharacterized protein: MAHLRVHIGERPFTCLDCGKGFTQSSKLLVHKSVHTGERPFTCSDCGRGFTQSSNLKVHQRVHTGERPFTCSDCGKGFTRSSALMVHQRVHTRERPFTCSDCGKGFTQSSQLKVHQRVHTGEKPFTCTDCGTGFTQSSSLMKHQRVHTGEQPFTCSDCGKGFNQLSNLKTHQQVHTGERPFTCSDCGKGFIRSSDLMAHHRVHTRERPFTCSHCGEGFICSSNLKVHQQVHTGERPFTCSDCGKGFPCSSQLMVHQRVHTGERPFTCSDCGKGFPCSSQLMVHQRVHTGERQFTCSDCGKGFTRSSILKVHQRVHTGERPFTCSDCGKGFTRSSKLKVHQRVHTGERPFTCSDCGKGFTESSTLMAHKRIHTREQPFTCSDCGKGFTWSSQLQRHQRVHTG; this comes from the coding sequence atggctcatctgcgagttcacattggggagaggccgttcacctgtttagactgtgggaagggattcactcagtcatctaaactactggtacacaagtcagttcacactggagagaggccattcacctgctcagactgtgggaggggattcactcagtcatctaacctgaaggtacatcagcgagttcacactggagagaggccgttcacctgctcagactgtggaaagggattcactcggtcatctgcccTAATGgtgcaccagcgagttcacactagagagaggccgttcacctgctcagactgtgggaagggattcactcagtcatctcaactgaaggtacaccagcgagttcacactggggagaagccattcacctgcacagactgtgggacaggattcactcagtcatcctccctaatgaaacaccagcgagttcacaccggggagcagccgttcacctgctcggactgtgggaagggattcaatcagtTATCTAACCTGAAaacacatcagcaagttcacactggcgagaggccattcacctgctcagactgtgggaagggattcattcggtcgtctgacctaatggctcaccatcGAGTTCACAcaagggagcggccgttcacctgctcacacTGCGGGGAGGGATTCATTTGCTCATCTAACcttaaggtacatcagcaagttcacactggcgagaggccattcacctgctcagactgtgggaagggattcccttgctcatctcaactgatggtacatcagcgagttcacactggagagaggccgttcacctgctcagactgtgggaagggattcccttgTTCATCTCAGctgatggtacatcagcgagttcacactggagagaggcagttcacctgctcagactgtgggaagggattcactcggtcatctatactgaaggtacatcagcgagttcacactggcgagaggccgttcacctgctcggactgtgggaagggattcactcggtcatctaaactgaaggtacatcagcgagttcacactggagagaggccgttcacctgctcagactgtgggaagggattcactgagtcatccaccctaatggcacACAAGCGCATTCACACCAGGgagcagccgttcacctgctcggactgcgggaagggattcacttggtcatctcaactacagagacaccagcgagttcacactgggtag